The Trichoderma breve strain T069 chromosome 2, whole genome shotgun sequence DNA segment CCACCGTCCCGAGGATTTCTCGCTCGGCTGCAGCGGGCCTAACCTGATCCGTGCTGGATGCTCCCTCTTGCGGAATAGCCTCCTCGATAGCCAAGATGACTAAGTCCATGGAAGAGGGAGCCTCACAGCgaaaaaacgaagaaaaaCCTTTTCCGGCGAGGTCGCTTGCTCCGATGCCGAAGCTCCTCTTCTAAGCCCGTTCACATGCGAAGCTGCTCCTGAGGAAAAAACCCGCACGAACCCTCACGGCTGActagattttttttttctcttaacCCCGGCCTCCATATAATTGCGAATTCCCGCCCCCGGATCGTTTCGTTTCTTGATCATTTGCAAGAGTCATACTGTACAACGAAGATCCTgatccctttttttcttttaatagACGGCAGCGTTCTTTCATTTACTCCACTGGACCACACCTCGATCGGACATCGCTGAGACGAGTCACAGCGTCAGGCACGCACGCGGTTGATCACTGCCCTAGCCTAGATAACATTGACGACATTGATTGGTTTTATCTTTGCCATCCGCGACCCGCCACCTGCATCGGAGCTTTTTCTTGATATAAACCAACAAACAcccttttccctccttttctcccccttcgcTCATTTGCTTCCCCCAATACACCGACACACGAAAACGAAGCAATGAAGGTCTTTTCAAACCAAGTCACCTACGACTACTCGTGGGACGAAGTGTCAACGGCCAACTGGCGCAAGTACGGCCCATGGAACAACAAGTCTGAGCACGTCATCGCCGTCGACACGCTCTCGCGACGAGTCGACCCCGAGACCGGCGTCCTGCGCACCGAGCGCCTCATCACATGCAAGCAGGCCGCCCCCGACTGGATCAAGTCGCTGCTGGGCGGCAACATGGAGGAGAGCTTCGTCTACGAGGCCAGCTACGTCGACCCGCAGAGCAAGACGGTCACAATGGTCAGCCAGAACCTGACGTGGAGCAACCTGGTCCGCGTGCAAGAGGAGGTCGTCTACAAGCCCCTGAGCGACCACCAGACGCAGTTCATCCAGAGCGCCCGCATCACCGCCCTGTGCGGCGGCTGGCAGCGCATCAAGAACGGCATCGAGGACTCGCTGTGCACGCGCTTCAAGGAGAACGCCGTCAAGGGCCGCGAGGGCTTTGAGCGGGTTCTCGAGATGAGCCGCATCGTctttgctgaagagaaggagaggctgcagcagcagctcatgTAAATTGCAtgagcttcatcttgctccAAAATGCCTCCAACATGACAaacccaaacaaacaacaaacaacaaccCATCTCCACTATAACGACCAAACTGTGTTTTTATCATCCTCTCTCCTTTGTTTGGGAAAGACACGGCGGCGGCAtatatttctcttttgctttgttatTTTTTCTGGCGCGGCGTCACGGTTACACAAAAAATGGGAAGAGGTACGAAcaaagaaacgagaagagaaggggCCATCACGgcgagacaaaaaaagaagacgaggaagaaaaggatggCCAGGGTTAATTCGGcttttattttgtttgtGTTTTTTCATATATCCTCTACACTATCCTTGCTTTTTGGAGTGGAGGAGATACcaagattttttttcttctgctttaGACAAAAATGGGGGAACGACGACTACATTTGTTTTCTGAGAACGGAAACAAGAAGGGATGTCCGCGCAGCATTAACTGTTTTTACGCTCATGAAATCAGCGTGCGGGCGATGATagatttttgttttttattgtttttgtcttctttaTAGAGACTAGAACATGTATATTTAGAAGGGGCGGCTAAGTGCTGCATATCTCCTATTTTTTGTTAGACGGCAATTCAACACTAGATGCCATGGCAAAAGATGCTTGTATTTCTTGGAATTGTGATTGtgattacatgtagtttGGACAATGCGTTTGGATAGAGTGACGTCGCTGTTATGACGTACTTGGATGTAGATTGTTAATCCTTGTCAGTTAATATCTCGGGAGACGAGAAGGGAGGAAACTCCTGGTCGGCAATGTGACCGATGCGATATActtcacagcattttcaACCTCCCTCGAGGCTTCGAAGATCTCTGGCCTGTTTGTAGGCTCATGTGTGAAGTGTCTGATGAACGAGACCTGCACAGCATTTTGAACCTCACCCGAGGCCATGTAAGGTTCCACCCCAGGTTGTATTTGGGAGTTCATACCGATGTGTATATGTGTAGATGAGGCAGACTAGGCAGACGTGTGTTGGCGGTCTGCGGCTCGCGGCTTAACCCACGGTCCTATTTCACAGCACTTTTACGCTCTCTGAGAGCCTTGGATGTGTTCACCTAGCCTACTtgggatggagatgtctgTTTGCAATTCCATGGCGGTATATACGAAGCACCTACCTACGAGGTAGGTACTCCAGACACACAAGATATGAAGAAAGCTACCTAGCCCCGTGGTATGAGTTTTAGCCCTTTCGCGGGTCCAAATTgatgaaaaacaaaaccaaacCAGCCAGTAACCGTGtctttcacagcatttttagGCCCCCCCGAGACTGTTTTCAGCCTATTCATAGCTTCGTAGCGGCGGCAGTTACTTGTGCGGGACAAGACGGACAAGACCAATAGAACCATAGCACATACAGAATCCTTGCAAATGCGCAGCAGCTGTGGCCACCTCGCATATTTCACAGCAATTTTAACCCTCCTCCAGACCACATCGCGGGGTAAGGAATAGGTAGGCTATTGCAGGCACTCTTCCATGGCAAATAGACAGGGATGAGACTGCATATAGATTCTgaaaaagatggaggaagaTAAGAGTATACTCAATATTAATAGAGAGACAACAGTGGTTCTTTTCCAATCTAACACGACCCTGTAAATTAAAACTTGTTCAAGTGTCTTCTACTACGGCTACTCTGGCTAGATCACTACCTTATTATCACCCAAGTAGTATTTGCCGTTGTTACTACTATCTCTAGTATCTTCTACTATCGCTATATTACTCTAGTAACTGTTCATATCTCTATATTactctagtatctgctactcCAGTCTACCCACAGCATTTCAGTCTCACTATGACCTGCTGATCCGTAATAGTTCCCTGTTTCTAAAAAGGCTCTTTAAAATCATCACCGGGCTGTCCATCTTCGTccgtctccatctcgacatcAGTTTCAATGTCAACATCAGTTTCAGCCTTGACATCAGTTTCAATCATGACATCAGTTTCAATCATGACATCAGTTTCAATCTCGATCCCACCCTCAACCTCTTCCCTCCACCGCAACACCTCAGGATAGTTGTTCTCTTCTGAAACAGATGAACAAGTCTCGTCCTCGCTATAGTAATCCATGTATTTCTCATCATCCGACTCCTCCCAGGGTTCTCCAACTGCAGCGCCACATATTGCAGCAACACGACGGAGATCCCATGACAtcttgaggagctggaaatTAGGTCTATGAGCCGGATTATCCGACTCTAAGGTAAAAGTTTAGCCTGTATTAAGCCTCAAACCGCTTCCTCGATGAGCAGTTTTGTATCCCCAAGATTTACCTTGATTAATGCCACTTTGCGTCGTGAAAGTGCCGAAATCCGCTTCGACAGAGTTGGGCTTGTAATTGCCCTCCCTAAGCCAGTGAAATTGAACGACAACGCCATTTTCTGTCTCTCCTATTGGTTTGAGCGCCATTTTGCAGTCATCGAACCAGGTATGAAGTAGGCCATTCATGGAGATTAGGTTTTGAGGAGATTCTATAATATTACGGTCCTTGATCAATGGAACGAGTTGCGTCACTGTATCTGCGTCCCAAAACATCTCGAGCATATCCGTTATCATAGTTGTATTTTCCGTTCCGTCGACGGGGAAAATATAAGCTTCGTGTGCGTCGGACATGCTGGTGAAACAGCATATATTGTTGTCTCGTCGCTTGCACTAATAATTGTTAGTAGGGTTATATGTCAACAATGGGCGGTCTAGGCACTCACAAGCTTCACTGCCTCGGACATTTGCGTATGATTTGGTGATTGAGCAGTCGGCGCTGGTTGAAGAATGATCGGTTGACTATTTGCCATCAATGGTGCCGCCGCTGACACTCCTTTTTGAGAGCCTCCTTTATTAACAACTGGAGAGCATAGGTTTAGTAAATAATCATTGACGAAGTTTACTATTGGCCAAGATTTCGACAAGGAGACATACATGCTTGGATGCCGTTTACACTCGTGATTTGCCATTGAGAAAGCATCTCATCGACTTCAGTCTGGTTTTTGCGATCATAGTAGCTATCCTCCAACGCAGCAAGTTTCGACTGTAAAACATGCACCGGGGCCACCATGAGGACTGCAAATAGCGCTGCATTAATCCCGCCGCGTGCCGACCAGCACGCAACACGTGTGATTCGGTAAAAAATGCCGCGCCGGATCTCGAAATCAGTCACATAATCATCAACGGGCTGTGTGTCGAGTCTGTCGCATACCAGATTATGGATGCCGTCAGGTGCTTTCTTGGCTAGGTCGATGAGAAATCCGAGTTCGTAGAGGTAGTGCAGCCTCTGCAGCTCCTGTACTTGGTCCTCGTTAAGACTCGTCAACTTACGTAGCTTCCAAAGCTTCTCCAATTGGGTCTTGTCGAGATTTGACATTAGCTCAAGTATGTTATCCTCAGGCGGCGGGGAATCCATGATGGCTCTTTATACTCGGGATTTTAGTCGATAGGTTAAAGATCGAAAAAGAATGGTAGAAGACTGAGGCGTAGATTCGCCCGGGGGGAGGAGTAGTTTATATAGACGGAAtagaagaagtaaaaaagCCTTGCGAAGTTGAACCTTTGCAAGTGGCGTCTCGTGATTGAAAGCTTAGGGTTTGGTCATGGTCAACGGGAGATGTGGCTTGCCGTGAGCTGTTGTGACTAGAAGATGCAGGCTACCTTGGTGATAGCGCCAGATACCAGAGGGATATAGctataatagcagatactgGAGGAACATAGACATAGTAGTAGGtactagaggaatatagaGAATAGTaacagatactagagaaatatagaaATAGGGATAGATACTACCTACTACGGTACAGGAATATAGGGACAATGACTtactagaagaaagtagtGATAGTATCAGAGAGTGGCTATTTGCAGCATTATAAAATGTCAATATTATAACAACGATAATAAATGGCCTATGAACAAAAGCAAAACGAATGGATTTTATTGTCAATAAAACGATATATTTCTGATCCCATCCCGCCACCCCAGTGGCTTCATAGAGTTCAAGCGTCGACAGGATGCAGAGGCAACGTCTTTTATTCATGTACCGCTGTTGAAGTACCTATCAGTCTATATAAACAGATGTGAGTCTATGTGtagcttatataaatatGCATTTGGTGGAACAGCGCATAACGGACTGCTTCGTAAGGATTCGCTTTGCTCAGGGGCTTCAAGTTCTGCAGGTTCTACCTTTAGTGGTAGCGATGATGGAATCAACTATTATTGGCGTCCTCTCTGCACGGAGTATACGAGTCCTGTCATG contains these protein-coding regions:
- a CDS encoding PRELI-like family domain-containing protein, with protein sequence MKVFSNQVTYDYSWDEVSTANWRKYGPWNNKSEHVIAVDTLSRRVDPETGVLRTERLITCKQAAPDWIKSLLGGNMEESFVYEASYVDPQSKTVTMVSQNLTWSNLVRVQEEVVYKPLSDHQTQFIQSARITALCGGWQRIKNGIEDSLCTRFKENAVKGREGFERVLEMSRIVFAEEKERLQQQLM
- a CDS encoding HNH endonuclease domain-containing protein; the encoded protein is MDSPPPEDNILELMSNLDKTQLEKLWKLRKLTSLNEDQVQELQRLHYLYELGFLIDLAKKAPDGIHNLVCDRLDTQPVDDYVTDFEIRRGIFYRITRVACWSARGGINAALFAVLMVAPVHVLQSKLAALEDSYYDRKNQTEVDEMLSQWQITSVNGIQAFVNKGGSQKGVSAAAPLMANSQPIILQPAPTAQSPNHTQMSEAVKLCKRRDNNICCFTSMSDAHEAYIFPVDGTENTTMITDMLEMFWDADTVTQLVPLIKDRNIIESPQNLISMNGLLHTWFDDCKMALKPIGETENGVVVQFHWLREGNYKPNSVEADFGTFTTQSGINQESDNPAHRPNFQLLKMSWDLRRVAAICGAAVGEPWEESDDEKYMDYYSEDETCSSVSEENNYPEVLRWREEVEGGIEIETDVMIETDVMIETDVKAETDVDIETDVEMETDEDGQPGDDFKEPF